CCGCACGATGCGCTGCGCGAGCAGGCATCCGACCTGCCGAAGGGGCACCGCTACCGCAAGCGAACCCCCGCAATGGCCATCGGGCTGAGCGGCCACGTCTGGACCTGGGAGGAATTCCTGACTCGGAGAATTCATCACTGATGAGTAGAGTCACTACTGATCTATAACCGCGGCCAGCACGAGATCCGGTGCGACACACCAGTACTTCACCCGGACGTGGATGCTGCCAAATCCCGAAGGAGTGTTGGTGCGCCTCACCGGATCGCATGCCCGACGCGGCGATAGATCCTTCGGCCTGCAACCTACGGTGCAGCCCGTGATCGCGGTCTGTCCGGGCCTCAGGATGACGTCGGCATGGGATCGGACTCCGGATCGAATCGGGCGCGTCGCGACCCCGTCTGCCCCGCGCCGCGATGAAGTCCGCGAAGGCGGACTGGGTGCCGTTGTAGCCGCGAGTTTAGTCGCATCCTCCCCGATCGATTGATCGAGCGATCCTCACCGTGTCGGCGGCGGCGTGTAGGGGATGAGCCGAAGCGTGCGCACGGCGGCGGCGAACTCGGCCGCATCGCGCTCCGACAGGCTGTCGGCGATGAAGTACAGCCCGCCCTCCTCCTCGCCCAGCGGCAGCGCCGCCCGGGCCACGCGGTCGCGGCCGCGCGGATATCCGCGGCTGGCGGGCATGCGTCCGCTCATCATGTGGCCGGGCCGGCCCGCCAATGTCACCGCGCAGAAGCGCACGTCCGTGGCCCCCAGCACGCCGGGGACGGAATCGCCCGGACCCGCCATCCGCCCCATGTCGTAGCGCAGGTTCCATCGCCCCACGTGGATCACGCCGCACGCCGAGTCCATGCAGAACACGCTGTCTTCCCGGGCCGCCGGCGGAAGCGTCAGCGCGAAGGTCCGGTAGCGCGAAGTGACCTCGCGCCAGCCGGACGTGTCGACGTCGGCAGGATCACACTGCGCCATCCGCCCGCCGCACGCCGCCAGCGCGGTCACGGCGATGGTGAGCAGCGGAAGCCGGAGCACACGTTTCATCGTCGCGCCAGGGAGATGGGAGATGGAGAGTGACGGCCGGGATAGAGTGATGTGCCCGGCCGGAGATTGCATCCGTGCTGGATTCAGACCCGTCGCGACGACGTCGGATCCGCGCCGCGATGAAGTCCGCGAAGGCGGACTGCGTGTCTTTGTAGCCGCGACTTCACTCGCACCCTCTCAACGAGAGGAGGCCGCCCTCACCGGAACCACGTCGCGATGGTGTAGCGCACGCCGTGGGTGACGGGCGTCACCTCGTGCGTGGTCTCCGAGCGGAAGGCGACCATCGAGCCGGGCCGCGCGCCCGCCGCCACGCGCACGTCCGGCCGGTCCCACGGGCCGTGGAAGACGAGCGCGCCGCCGCCGTACGTCCCCTCCGCCTCCTCCTCGCACTTCGGCGAGAGGAAGACGACGGCCGAGACGCGGCGGAAGCGCGAGTCGTCCCACACCATCGGCGTGTTGCCGTCCTGGTGCGGCACGAAGAAGTCACCCGTCTCGTAGCGCAGGAACTGCGGGTCCTCGCACCCCGCCAGCGCGATGCCGAAGTGCTCCTCCAGCGCGGCCTTGCGCTCCATCAGCCGCGCCTTGACCCGCTCGCGCGTCTCCGGCGCCACGGCGACGCGGGTGGATTTGCGCGCCATCGTGTCCAGCGCGCCCTCCGCGTCGGCGCTCAGCACCGTCGACGGCCGGCCGGCGGAGCGGTCCAGCTCCGCGACGAGGTCCGCGAGCGTGGCGGGATCCAGGAAATCGTCGATCTCGAGCAGGTCGATCATGCGCGGGCGGGGCGGGTGGGGAAGGGGAGCAGCGGCGGCGCACAGGATACCATCCCGTCGCCGTCCCCGCATCCCCGGGAGGGTTGCCCGATCGAGTTCCCGCGACACCTCTGGTGTCATCCTGAGGGAGGCGCCGCGCCGAAGTTGCGATCGCGTCATTGGTTGGCGCCGACCGAAGGATCTACTCGCCCCGCCAACCGGCCTGCGCGTTCGGGCCGACATCCAGCAGGCCAGGCAAGATCCTTCGGGCGCGCCGGGTTTCGCGCAAACGCAATCACGGTGCTCCGCGCCCTCAGGATGACATACGCCGAGCGCGTGTCCCAGGTCTGGCGGTCACAGGTCGATGCGGAAGCGCAGCTGCTCCTTGTGACGGTGCTCCGGGCCGGTGACGAAGTGTTCCACCAGCACGCCGCCGTTCGCCAGGATCACCCGCTGCGACGCCAGGTTCTGCGGGTCCGTGGTGAGCTCGACGTACGCCAGCCCCTCCGCGCGAGCCTCGGGAAGGAGCGCCCGCAGCGCGGCCGTGGCGTAGCCGCGGTTGCGCTTCCACGGCACCACGGAGTAGCCGATGTGGCCCAGGCAGTGCGCCGGCAGCGCGTTCGTCCCCCGCTGCCAGCGGATGCCGATGCTGCCGCAGAACTCGCCGTCCCACATCCACTTGCGGTAGCCTGGGAGCCGCGGGACGGTGGCGCCGCTGGCGGTGACGATGGGCGGCGCCTTCGCCTCGCGGTCCACCATCTCGCGGAGGAACGCCGCCGGGTCCGCGGCGATCTGCTCCAGTTGCTCGCGGATGGCGGCTTCGGGGCGCGTATTGTCCGGCGACCACCCGCGCTCCAGCGCCTCGGTGTAGCCCGGCAGGTACTCGTCGGACGGCCAGACGAGGTGCATCGGCTTCTCTCGGGAACTCATCGGGCGACGAGTGGCGCGGAACGGTGGAGAGCCTCGCCGGCCTCCCTCGCGCCGAGCGGGAACGGGAACCGCCGCGCGCGGGCGACGGGGACCAGGTCGCGCGCGGCCTTGCGGATGGCCTCCACCGGGTCCCGTCGCGGATGCCAGCCGTGCTCCCGGAGCCGGGCGCTGCACATGGAATAGCTGCGGTCGTGGACGCGCCGGTCCGCCACAGGCCGCGTCACCAGGGGGAGGCCGATCGCGCTGGCCACGTGCGTGACCACGTCGGTGACGGAGAGACGGACTCCCGTGCTTGCCTGGTACACGCCGGCGGGAGCGTCGCGACCGACCAGGGCCCAGATCGCATCGCAGACATCCCCGACGGCCATCCATTCGCGCAACTGCGCTCCATCGCCATAGACGGGCACGGGCAGACGGTGAACCAGGTTGTACACCGCCACGGGGATGAGCTTGCGCGCGCGCTGCCGCCCGCCCACCAGGTTGCAGGACCGGAGCGTAACGACATCCAGGCCATAGACATCGCGATAGTTGTGCAGCACGAGCTCCGCCGCCGCCTTGGACACCGCGTACGGCTGGGTGGGCCGGAGGGGCGCATCCGGCGGGAGCGGCTCGGTCGATTCGCCGAGAACCTCGTCACTCGACATGTAGATCAAACGGGCGGCGGGGACGGTGCGGCGGACCCACTCCGCCAGGTCGATCGCGATCCCCACGTTGCCGGCCAGCGCCTCGGCGGGGCGGTCGAGCGCCTGGTCCACGTCCGTGATCCCGGCGAGGCTGATCACCACGTCCGGGGCCGCCGGGACACGCAGGTTGCGCAGCGATCCGGCCACGATCACGTGCGGCCGCGATCCCGCCTCCCGTAGCCGGGCGATCACCCGCGGCGACGGCGGCTTCCGGTCGACGAGCGAGATGGTCGCGACGCTCCGGCGTGCGAGCAGGGGCAGCAGCGAAGCCGCGACGAATCCCGAAGCCCCGTGAACCATCACGTGCCCGGGCCTGGCCTGGGGTGTCACGCCGTCAACTCCCGATGAGGTCGCCGACCGCTGCGAAGAAGGGGAGGTCCTGGGCGAGCGCGTTGGCCGTCAACCACGCCGTGTCGTAGCCCGCCAGCATCTGACGCGCGAGCCGGGCGCGGCGCCCCCGCCAGAGCGCCACCGCGATGGCGCAGTGCAGGTAGAGGTCCGCGCGGGCCTCCGGCGGGAGGCGCACCTGCCGGCGCAGCGTGGCCGCCTGGCTCGCCCATTCGATCCCGCGGTCGGGATCGAGGAACGCGAGCCGCTGGAGCGCCATGAACGCGCGACGATAACTGCCGCCGAACAGCGCCAGCTCCAGCGCCGCGCGCGCCGCGGTCCTGCCTTCCTCGTCCGGCTCGGCGCCGCCGACGATTTTCTCCACGGCCTTCATCGACACGTCCAGCAGCAGCGCCGCCTGCAGCTCGGGCGCGGATGCCTGGGCCGACAGGATGATGCTCTCCGTCCGCAGCCTCCGTGCGTCCGCCGGGTCGGCAGCAAACCGCGCTCGCGTCCGCTGGATCAGCGCGTCCGCGAGGTGCACCTCCCTCTGCTCGCGCACCGTGGTCCTGCGGCGCCGCGCCCGGTCCAGCAGAGCCCGGGCGTACTCGATCGACCGATCGTCCAGCGCGGGCAGCACATAGCAGAGCCCTTCCGCGATCGTCCCCGCCGCGTCCGCCGCGAACGCCCGGGGCACCTTCTCCCATCGCTCCGTCACGTACCGCGCGAGAGTGCGCCGCTGGTCAAACCGTCCGGCCACGAACAGCAGGTGGCGCAGCACGCGCTCGACCCGCAGCAGCCGCGCCCATTCGTCGCCCTTCACCCCGCTGCTCCAGCCGTCCGTCCTCGTCTCGATCTCGCCGAACCAGTGATCGCAGAGGGGCTCGGCCAGGCGCGAAACCTCGGGCATCTCGAACCGGGAGAGGAGCTGGCAGGCACGCGCAAGGTCCCCTGCGTCGCACCGGAAGATGGAGAGCGTGTCCGGGCGGATCCGCGCCAGCCCGCCGGCGGCCTGCAGGATCTCCTCGATCTTCTGCGTCAGCGATCCGGGATGGACCTCGAACGAACGGAGGTTGAACTGGAGATGGTCGATCCGCGGCTCCAGCGGGTGCCTGAACTTCCACTTATGGGCGAAATGCTGGCGGGTGGGCGACGCGGACTGGAGCGACAGCAGCGCCGACTGGATGTCCACGTCGCGGATGGAGTAGCCGAGGAACCAGAGGCTGAACCGTTGCCCGATCCACTCGAACAGCGCATGGACCGCGTCGGAATCGGTGAACAGCCTCCGGTAGTCGCGGGTGGTGACCGCCGTGGTTCCCACCTCGAGCGAGGTGCCGTGCACCTTGATGATTGCCAGCGGCGCCGCCGGTGGGGAGCCGCCGGGCGCCTTCTCGTACCCCGCCACGAGGTAGTCGAGGATGGACGGAAGCTTGTCCGTGAGCAGGTCGAAGACGGGAGTGTC
The sequence above is drawn from the Longimicrobium sp. genome and encodes:
- a CDS encoding SIR2 family protein; translation: MSLGEVDLAMLIHRGEVVPFLGAFFTVQAASEVGARSPDWEEFVDALVRTSGHPPLGKAKSVFNTAYPELLQIVIDNVGTRQPADEVIGQLFGTAFPYEEIVRRSPLVAVVRRMAPPLVLTTNYDVLLERIWPDTPVFDLLTDKLPSILDYLVAGYEKAPGGSPPAAPLAIIKVHGTSLEVGTTAVTTRDYRRLFTDSDAVHALFEWIGQRFSLWFLGYSIRDVDIQSALLSLQSASPTRQHFAHKWKFRHPLEPRIDHLQFNLRSFEVHPGSLTQKIEEILQAAGGLARIRPDTLSIFRCDAGDLARACQLLSRFEMPEVSRLAEPLCDHWFGEIETRTDGWSSGVKGDEWARLLRVERVLRHLLFVAGRFDQRRTLARYVTERWEKVPRAFAADAAGTIAEGLCYVLPALDDRSIEYARALLDRARRRRTTVREQREVHLADALIQRTRARFAADPADARRLRTESIILSAQASAPELQAALLLDVSMKAVEKIVGGAEPDEEGRTAARAALELALFGGSYRRAFMALQRLAFLDPDRGIEWASQAATLRRQVRLPPEARADLYLHCAIAVALWRGRRARLARQMLAGYDTAWLTANALAQDLPFFAAVGDLIGS
- a CDS encoding 2OG-Fe(II) oxygenase; this translates as MIDLLEIDDFLDPATLADLVAELDRSAGRPSTVLSADAEGALDTMARKSTRVAVAPETRERVKARLMERKAALEEHFGIALAGCEDPQFLRYETGDFFVPHQDGNTPMVWDDSRFRRVSAVVFLSPKCEEEAEGTYGGGALVFHGPWDRPDVRVAAGARPGSMVAFRSETTHEVTPVTHGVRYTIATWFR
- a CDS encoding NAD-dependent epimerase/dehydratase family protein: MTPQARPGHVMVHGASGFVAASLLPLLARRSVATISLVDRKPPSPRVIARLREAGSRPHVIVAGSLRNLRVPAAPDVVISLAGITDVDQALDRPAEALAGNVGIAIDLAEWVRRTVPAARLIYMSSDEVLGESTEPLPPDAPLRPTQPYAVSKAAAELVLHNYRDVYGLDVVTLRSCNLVGGRQRARKLIPVAVYNLVHRLPVPVYGDGAQLREWMAVGDVCDAIWALVGRDAPAGVYQASTGVRLSVTDVVTHVASAIGLPLVTRPVADRRVHDRSYSMCSARLREHGWHPRRDPVEAIRKAARDLVPVARARRFPFPLGAREAGEALHRSAPLVAR
- a CDS encoding GNAT family N-acetyltransferase — encoded protein: MHLVWPSDEYLPGYTEALERGWSPDNTRPEAAIREQLEQIAADPAAFLREMVDREAKAPPIVTASGATVPRLPGYRKWMWDGEFCGSIGIRWQRGTNALPAHCLGHIGYSVVPWKRNRGYATAALRALLPEARAEGLAYVELTTDPQNLASQRVILANGGVLVEHFVTGPEHRHKEQLRFRIDL